The DNA region GTCTACGACGACCTGGTGCTCGGCAACGAGATCTTCCGGGGCCGCACCCGCGACGTGGGCGTGCTCTCCGCAAAGACCGTGCACGCGTACGGGGTGTCCGGGCCGATCGCCCGCGCCTCGGGCGTCGATTTCGATCTGCGGCGCGACGAGCCGTATCTCGCGTACGGGGAGCTCCAGGACACCCTGAAGGTGGTCACCCGCACCGAGGGCGACTGCCTGGCCCGCTTCGAGTGCCTGCTGGAGCAGACGCACAACGCCCTGGACCTCGCGGACGCCTGCCTGGACCGGATGGCCGACCTGGCGCCCGGCCCGATCAACCAGCGGCTGCCCAAGGTGCTGAAGGCCCCCGAGGGTCACACCTACGCCTGGACCGAGAACCCGCTCGGCATCAACGGCTACTACCTGGTGTCCCGGGGCGAGAAGACCCCGTACCGGCTGAAGCTCCGCTCCGCCTCGTACAACAACATCCAGGCGCTCACCGAGCTGCTGCCGGGCACGCTGGTCGCCGACATGGTGGCGATCCTGGGCTCGCTCTTCTTCGTCGTCGGCGACATCGACAAGTAGCGGCCGCCGTCCCGGGGCCCGGGACGGCCACCACCTGGCTACGAGATCGCGCTGCGCAGCTCCGCCACGTCCAGCTGCTCGGTCTCGTCGTGTGCGGTCAGGTCGATGACCTCGCCGACGACCCGGTTCTCGGCCGTGCCCGTACGGTGTGCGGCCAGCGCCTCCTCGCCCACCACGTCGGCGAGGTCCTCGTTCTGCACGGACTCGATCGCGGCGCGCGCCGCCTTCTGCGTACCGAAGAAGTCGAAGCTGCCCTGCGGCACCGGATGGCGGCGGGACGCCGCGTACGGGGCGACTGCGGTGGCGGCCGGTGCGGTGCGCGCCGGGGGCAGCGCGGCGGACGGCCGGGTCGCGGGCAGAGCGGCCGGCGGGCGCAGGTGCTGCGCGCCGGTCGGGTTCTCGTCCGCGGCGTGCTTGCCCTGCCGCTCCTCCGCCTCCCGGGACCGCTCGGCGAGATCACGCTTCCTGGCCTGCTCGGCGGTACGGCGCGCCTCCTGGAGCGCCCCGTTGCGCGAGAGGTCCTCCAGCGCCTGGGCGGCCCGTAGATAGGCGGCCGGCGTCGGGGTGCTGCGTGCGGCGGGCAGCTCGCGGGGCGCGGCGGCGGCCTCGATGGCGAGCTGCCTGCGACCCTCCAGCGCGCTGGCCCGCTCGGTCTCGGCGTTGGCGTACCGGCGCAGCAGCGCGGCGTGCTCCCCGCGCAGGTTGGCGAGCTCCACGCGCTTGCGGCGCAGCTTCGTCTCCAGCCTCGCGCGCAGCTCCCGCGACTCCTCCAGGTCGGACTCCAGCTCGGCGATCCGCTCCTCGGCCCGCCATTCGTCACCGGCACGGGCCCGCGTCAGCTCCGCGACCCGACGGCCGGCCTCCCGGTCCCAGCTGCGCATCAGATACGCACCGGTCACGGCGGCGGCCGCCGCGGCGGCCGCCAGCCCCCGCAGGACCAGGGGCTCGGCGAGCAGCCAGGTGCTTCCGGCACAGAGAACCGAGACTCCGACGACTGCCGACGGCGGAAGGATTCTGTGCAGAGGTGGCGAATGGCGATGACGTCCACGTGGCATGGCCTGAAATTTACCGTGTGTACGGGGCACTTGGGGGACCGCCTGCCAATCTGTTCCCTCCCGGTTACCTGACGGCCCCCATTCTCCCGCCCGACGGCCCCATTCCCCCCGATTCCTACTTCAGGACGAGGCTCTCCGAGCGCAGATACTCCGCGGCCACATCCGCGGGCTTTGCGCGCTCCGCGTCGACCTTGCGGTTCAGTTCCGCGAGATCTTCGGTGGTGAGCGCCTTGGTGAGCTTCCCGAGCGCGTCGGCAATGTCCTGCGAACCTGCGTCCTCGGCATTGAGGACCGGCAGCACGTTGTCGGCGTTCTGGAGCTTCTTGTCGTCCTCCAGGAACACCAGGCCGTAGCTGTCCAGCACCGCGTCCGTGGTGGTGGTGAGGACCAACTGGTCCTTGCCGTCCTTGACCGCCTGCTTGGACTGCGGCGTACCGACTCCCTTGGGGTCGATTCCGGTGACATCGATGCCGTACGTCTTCTTCAGACCCGGTGCGCAGAACGGCCGCACCTCGCACTCGTCACCGGCGGCGATCTTCACTGCGACCTTCGACCTGCCGAGGTCGGAAAGGGTCTTGAGCTTGTTCTTCTCTGCGAATTCCTTCGTCACCGCGAAGGCGTTCTGGTCGACGGCCGCGCCGGCCGGGAGCACCTTCAGTCCGCGCGGGGTGGCGAGCTTCTCCAGCGCGGCGACCGTGGCCGCCGTGTCTCCGGAGGCGACCGGCGCCTTCTCGGCCTTCTTCGTGCCGTTCACCTTGGCATTGAGGAATTCGGCGATCGTCGCGGCGTATTCGGGGACGACGTCGATCTCGCCCTTCTCCAGGGACGGCTCGTACAGTTCCCGGTTCGCCACCGTGGTGATCGAGGTGCTGTATCCGGCGTTGCGCAGAATCTGCGCGTACAGCTCCGCGAGCACCTTGGACTCGGTGAAGGAGGCCGCGCCGACGACGAGCGAACCCTTCTTGCCGGAGCCCGTGGCTCCGGAGGACGCCGAGCCCGACTTGTCCTTGTCCTTCTCCAGGCTGTCGCCGCCGCAGGCGGCGAGCGAGCCGGCCAGCGCCACCATGCCGATGACCGCGCCGGCTATGCGCGAGGTCCTGCTCATTGTTGTTCTCCGTCCACAGCAACAGGTCTGAATGGGATGAGATTGCGCCGTCATGCCGTCCGGCGGCGGCGCAGCGGCGACAGCAGCCGGTCCAGGCCCACCAGCACCGCCTCCACCAGCAGCGCGAGCACGGCGACCAGCACCGCCCCCGCGACCACCTGCGGCGTGTTGTACGTGTTGAACCCGGCAGTGATGATCCGGCCGAGGCCGCCCTGGCCGACCATCGCGGCGATCGTCGCCGTGGCGACCACCTGGACCGCGGCGGAGCGCAGCCCGGTCATGATCATCGGGTAGGCCAGCGGGAGCTCGACCCGTACGAAGAGCTGCCGTCCGGACATCCCCATGCCGCGCGCCGCCTCCGTCACCGACCGGTCGACCTCCGTCATCCCGACGTAGGCATTGGTCAGCAGCGGCGGCACGGCGAACAGCACCAGCGCGATGACCGTCGGCACGTATCCGGCGTTGCGCAGCGGCGAGACCATGAAGAGGGCCAGCACCGCGAAGACCGGGATCGCCCGCCCCACGTTGGAGAGGTTGACGGCCAGCGTGCCCCCCTTCCCGATGTGCCCCAGGCACAGCGCGACCGGCAGCGCGACCGCGCACGCCAGGGCGAGCGAGACGCCGCTGACGTACAGATGCTCACCGAGCCGGTGGGCCGCGCCGCTCTCCCCCGACCAGTTGGCGCCGGTAGTGAGCCAGGTCCAGGCCTCGCCGAGAACTCCCATGGGTCAGACCGCCTTTGCCACGGTGTCCGCGCCCGCGTGCGCGGCCCGTATTCGGGTCCAGGGGGTCAACAGCCGCTGCACACCGAGCAGCAGCAGGTCCGCGACGACCGCGAGCAGTACGCACAGGACCGAGGCGGTGAGCACCTGGGCCTTGAAGAAGCTGGGGAGCGCGTCTCCTATGAGGTTGCCGAGGCCGCCTCTGCCGATGATCGAGCCGACCGTCGTCAGCGCGATCGTGGACACCGTGGCGATCCGCACACCGGCCATCAACGCGGGCATGGCCAGCGGGAGTTCGACCTCCCACAGCAGCCGCACCGGCCCGTACCCCATCCCCTTCGCGGCTTCCTTCGCCTCCTGGGGAACGGCTTCCAGGCCCGCCATGATGTTCCGCACGAGAATGGTCAGCGAATACAGCACCAGACCGGTGACCACCAGCGCGGCGGAAAGCCCGAACAGCGGCAGCAGCAGCGAGAACATGGCGAGCGAAGGCACGGTGTAGAGGACCGTCGTCAGTCCGAGGACCGGTCCGGCGAAACGGCGGCCGCGGCGCGCGAGCAGCGCCAGCGGAAAGGCCACCAGGAGTCCGATCGCCACCGAGACCGCGGTGATCCAGATGTGCTGGACCGTCGCATCGGTCAACTCCTGGCTGCGGGAACGGAGATACTCCGCGCAGATCCAGTCGTTCGTCACCAGGCAGTTCTGTCCCGCGGCCATCCGTCCCCACCTCCCGGTCACCGCTTCGTACGTATGCCTGGTGACCCTATCCTCGACCACTGACAATCGCCGGGGCCGTTGTATTTCAGCAACACGTCCTTCACAGAACACGCGCCACAATGGGGAACCATGATCCGTTTCGAGCACGTCACCAAGCGGTACGCGGACGGCACCACCGCCGTCGACGACCTTTCCTTCGAGGTCGCCGAGGGTGAACTGGTCACGCTCGTCGGACCGTCGGGGTGTGGCAAGACAACCACCATGAAGATGGTGAACCGGCTGATCGAACCGACCGAGGGCCGGATATTCCTCGACGGGGACGACATATCCGCCATCGACCCCGTCCGGCTGCGCCGCCGTATCGGTTATGTGATCCAGCAGGTGGGGCTCTTCCCGCACCGTACGGTCCTGGAGAACACCGCGACCGTCCCCCATCTCCTGGGCTGGAAACGGGGAAAGGGACGTGAACGCGCGGCCGAACTCCTCGACCTTGTCGGACTTGACCCTTCCGTTTATGGCGACCGCTATCCGGAACAACTCTCCGGCGGTCAGCGCCAACGCGTCGGCGTGGCAAGGGCGCTGGCCGCGGACCCGCCGGTACTGCTGATGGACGAGCCTTTCGGCGCGGTCGACCCGGTCGTACGGGAACGGCTGCAGAACGAATTCCTGAAACTTCAGGAACAGGTCCGTAAAACCGTCCTGTTCGTCACGCACGACATCGAGGAAGCGGTCCGTCTCGGCGACCGGATCGCGGTCTATGGGCAGGGTTCCATCGAGCAGTTCGACTCCCCGGCCACCGTGCTCGGCGCGCCCGCCACCCCCTATGTCGCGGACTTCGTCGGCGCCGACCGCGGCCTCAAGCGGCTCTCCGTCACCCCCATCGAGGAGGGCGACCTCGACCAGCCGCCCGTCGTCCACCTCGACGACTCCCTGGCGAAGGCGACCGAGCGGCTGCGGGCCGAGGGCGCGCGCTGGGCCGTCGTACTGGACGGCCAGGACAACCTGCACGGCTGGATCCCGGCCGACGGCTCCGCCGCCGCGGCCAAGGGCACGGTGCGCGCGCACGCCCGCAGGATGGAGGCGTGGCTGCCCGTCGGCGCCCCGCTCAAGCAGGCGTTCGCCACCATGCTCCAGCACGACGCGGGCTGGATCGCCGTCATCGACGCCGAGAGCACCGGCCGGTTCCTCGGTGTGCTCACCCCGGCCCGGCTGCACGAGGCGCTGCGCCGCTCGATCGACGCGGATGCACAGCAGGTCCCCCGCGCCGAGGTGGCGGTCGAGACCGTGGAGAGCGTCACCAACACCGCCGCGCGGTGAGCCGGGAGCCGTCGGCCGGGAACCCGGAAGCTCCCCGTATCAGTTCTCGCTGAGCCGGCTGCTCATCCAGTCCAGCGCCGAAGGGATCTCCCGCCGCCAGGTGTTGAAGTTGTGCCCGCCGCTGTCGAGCACGATCGACGAAACCTGGGCGGGCGACTTCACCTTGGCGATGAACCGCTGCGTGGAGCGGTAGTTCCCCTCACCGTGCCTGGACGTCGTGACCAGGAAGGACGAGTCGGGCTGCTTCGGCATGTGGTCCAGGGACCACATCAGATCGGCGCGGTTGCGCGCTCCCTGGTCGCCGTGGAAGAGGTCGCCGGTCGTCGGGTCCTCAGCCGCCTTGTAGTACGCGGAGAGCCCGACGCTCGCGGCGAACCGGTCCGGGTGGTGGAGACCGATCTTCAGCGCACAGTAACCACCGGTCGAATTGCCCATGATGCCCCAGTTGTGGGCCAACTTGCCCACCCGGTACCCGTCCGAGACCACCTGCGGCAGATCCTCGGCGAGGAACGTCTCGGTCTGCGGCCCGTCCTTTATGTCCACGCATTCGGTGTCCCGCGGCGGCGCCAGCGTCGGCCGCAGCATCACCAGGATCATCGGCTGCGCCTTGCCGGCCTTCACCCGCGCGTGCGCCGTCCGCGGATACCCGAGGCCCTTCAGGAGGTTCTCCGGGATGCCCGGGTAGCCGGTGAGGACGACGACGGCGGGGAACTTCCGGCGGGCGAACGCCGGCTGGAAGTACTCGGGCGGGAGGTACACGTACGCCGAGCTCTCGATGCCCGACCGCTTGCCCGAGATCACGACCTTGTCGATCCGCCCGCTCTTCGCCGGCCGCGAGGCGCCCGGCACGTCCGGCAGCTGCATCCCGACCCGGACGATGTTCTTGGCCGCCAGCGTTCCGGCCGCATGGTCCGTGACGACGCCCAGGTCCTGCTTCTGACCGAGCAGGTCGGCCCATGATCCGTAGAAGAGGAAGGAGTTGTTGGCCAGCAGACCGACCGAGGAGAACACCATCACCTGGGTCACCAGCAGCAGGCCGACCCTGCCGAACACCGCGCGCACGCTGCGGCGGGCCAGCCGGGGCCAGAGCCAGACCGTGGCGGCGAAGAACACCACGGCCAGCCCGATGACCAAGCCCAGGAAGATATTGCTGGTAAGACCCATGGGGGTGAGCTTTCTTGTCTGGAAATTTCCGCCCAGCGGGTGAACCCCGGGTCCGGAAGCCTCGTCCTACAAGTCGCACATCGTCCGGAGGGCTACGGCCGAAGGACTCAAGAATCTCTCGCGGAACCACGGGAAGCGATGTCTGTCACGCTAGATGGGGATAAATCGGGATCGGTTCCGACCCCCGTACGCAAGTTGGTCCGAGGCCCGCGCCCCGAATCCGTACCGACGCTGGTCGGTACCGCCTGCACCGTCGTCGGCCTGATCGATGTCGCCGCGGGCGTCTTCCCGCGCTTCCGGCACAGCCGGATGCACACGCTCGCCGAGGTACTCCCCGGCGCCCTCGGGCCGTTCGCCGCCGCGCTCTCGCTGAGCGCGGGGGTCCTGCTGCTGTTGCTCGCCCACGGCCTCAAGCGGCGCAAGCGGCGGGCCTGGCGGGCCGCCGTCGTACTGCTCCCGGCCGGTGCGCTGGCGCAGTTCGCCTACCGGCACTCGGTCATCGGCACGCTCGTCTCGCTGGGGCTCTGCCTGCTGCTGGTCCGGCACCGCGGTGAGTTCGCCGCGCTCCCCGACCCCAGGAGCCGCTGGCGGGCCCTGGCCAACTTCGTGCTCCTCGGCGCGGGTTCGCTGGCCCTCGGGCTGGTCGTCGTCAGCGCGCACCCCGGCCGGGTCCTGGGAAGCCCCAGCATCGCCGACCGGCTCCAGCACGTGCTGTACGGCATGCTCGGCTTCGAGGGGCCCGTCGACTACACCGGCGACACCTCCTGGACCGTGGCGTACTCCCTCGGCGCCCTCGGACTGCTGACCGCCGTCACCACCATCTACTTCGCCTTCCGCCCCGAGCACCCG from Streptomyces sp. NBC_01591 includes:
- a CDS encoding ABC transporter substrate-binding protein; its protein translation is MSRTSRIAGAVIGMVALAGSLAACGGDSLEKDKDKSGSASSGATGSGKKGSLVVGAASFTESKVLAELYAQILRNAGYSTSITTVANRELYEPSLEKGEIDVVPEYAATIAEFLNAKVNGTKKAEKAPVASGDTAATVAALEKLATPRGLKVLPAGAAVDQNAFAVTKEFAEKNKLKTLSDLGRSKVAVKIAAGDECEVRPFCAPGLKKTYGIDVTGIDPKGVGTPQSKQAVKDGKDQLVLTTTTDAVLDSYGLVFLEDDKKLQNADNVLPVLNAEDAGSQDIADALGKLTKALTTEDLAELNRKVDAERAKPADVAAEYLRSESLVLK
- a CDS encoding ABC transporter permease, with protein sequence MGVLGEAWTWLTTGANWSGESGAAHRLGEHLYVSGVSLALACAVALPVALCLGHIGKGGTLAVNLSNVGRAIPVFAVLALFMVSPLRNAGYVPTVIALVLFAVPPLLTNAYVGMTEVDRSVTEAARGMGMSGRQLFVRVELPLAYPMIMTGLRSAAVQVVATATIAAMVGQGGLGRIITAGFNTYNTPQVVAGAVLVAVLALLVEAVLVGLDRLLSPLRRRRTA
- a CDS encoding ABC transporter permease, whose translation is MAAGQNCLVTNDWICAEYLRSRSQELTDATVQHIWITAVSVAIGLLVAFPLALLARRGRRFAGPVLGLTTVLYTVPSLAMFSLLLPLFGLSAALVVTGLVLYSLTILVRNIMAGLEAVPQEAKEAAKGMGYGPVRLLWEVELPLAMPALMAGVRIATVSTIALTTVGSIIGRGGLGNLIGDALPSFFKAQVLTASVLCVLLAVVADLLLLGVQRLLTPWTRIRAAHAGADTVAKAV
- a CDS encoding ABC transporter ATP-binding protein; its protein translation is MIRFEHVTKRYADGTTAVDDLSFEVAEGELVTLVGPSGCGKTTTMKMVNRLIEPTEGRIFLDGDDISAIDPVRLRRRIGYVIQQVGLFPHRTVLENTATVPHLLGWKRGKGRERAAELLDLVGLDPSVYGDRYPEQLSGGQRQRVGVARALAADPPVLLMDEPFGAVDPVVRERLQNEFLKLQEQVRKTVLFVTHDIEEAVRLGDRIAVYGQGSIEQFDSPATVLGAPATPYVADFVGADRGLKRLSVTPIEEGDLDQPPVVHLDDSLAKATERLRAEGARWAVVLDGQDNLHGWIPADGSAAAAKGTVRAHARRMEAWLPVGAPLKQAFATMLQHDAGWIAVIDAESTGRFLGVLTPARLHEALRRSIDADAQQVPRAEVAVETVESVTNTAAR
- a CDS encoding alpha/beta hydrolase, with amino-acid sequence MGLTSNIFLGLVIGLAVVFFAATVWLWPRLARRSVRAVFGRVGLLLVTQVMVFSSVGLLANNSFLFYGSWADLLGQKQDLGVVTDHAAGTLAAKNIVRVGMQLPDVPGASRPAKSGRIDKVVISGKRSGIESSAYVYLPPEYFQPAFARRKFPAVVVLTGYPGIPENLLKGLGYPRTAHARVKAGKAQPMILVMLRPTLAPPRDTECVDIKDGPQTETFLAEDLPQVVSDGYRVGKLAHNWGIMGNSTGGYCALKIGLHHPDRFAASVGLSAYYKAAEDPTTGDLFHGDQGARNRADLMWSLDHMPKQPDSSFLVTTSRHGEGNYRSTQRFIAKVKSPAQVSSIVLDSGGHNFNTWRREIPSALDWMSSRLSEN